Proteins co-encoded in one Schaalia radingae genomic window:
- a CDS encoding adenylate/guanylate cyclase domain-containing protein, protein MTGQCEADISDMNNDQRDGHSDASSSRTSEHPPSRPASSVVPSEDDQPSAQPGSPSSMHHEQSLARDHSAQAGEERGSVQAGVSRGAGATIREYEEQLLGEIPHLTVEDLANAVGGTVDDVNDFWTTMGFPDADPESPLFTHRDQEIYAKWTQLVADGSVDRSTAQSLLRAHSHITDRLALWQVEAFVEDSVRRLRLDDTAARLVTLDQMRQYVDLLGETLVYSWQRQLHSLLDRVDHEVSQRGHESAKRRFPLNRSLGFVDMVSYTASSTILGGKLVGLIQRFEDASRIAVTQAGGRVVKMIGDAVFFIADDLPTGLNVVTSLIERLNADDDILPVRASFVRGDVFSRSGDVFGPPVNLASRLVDIAPVGRILTDPTTAAAVSAGKGGKGYAIETFPSTELRGFGLVSPYLLSRQYE, encoded by the coding sequence GTGACTGGACAGTGCGAAGCTGACATTAGCGACATGAACAATGATCAGCGAGACGGTCACAGTGATGCTTCGTCGAGCAGAACTTCTGAGCACCCGCCCTCACGTCCGGCCAGTTCAGTTGTGCCCTCAGAAGACGATCAACCGTCCGCGCAGCCGGGCTCGCCATCTTCTATGCATCACGAGCAGTCGCTTGCACGCGACCACTCGGCGCAAGCGGGGGAAGAACGGGGAAGCGTGCAGGCGGGAGTGAGCCGCGGGGCGGGAGCCACGATACGCGAGTACGAGGAACAATTGCTAGGCGAAATCCCGCATCTGACCGTTGAAGACCTTGCCAACGCGGTTGGCGGAACCGTTGACGACGTGAATGATTTCTGGACGACGATGGGCTTCCCGGACGCCGACCCCGAATCGCCGCTCTTCACCCACCGTGACCAGGAAATTTACGCCAAGTGGACTCAGCTCGTCGCCGATGGAAGTGTCGACCGATCCACCGCACAGTCTTTGCTCCGAGCCCACTCCCACATCACCGACCGCCTGGCGTTGTGGCAGGTGGAAGCGTTCGTGGAAGATTCTGTCCGCCGCCTGAGGCTTGATGATACAGCGGCCCGCCTCGTCACACTCGACCAGATGCGCCAGTACGTCGACCTGCTGGGCGAGACCCTCGTCTACTCCTGGCAGCGACAGCTGCACTCGCTCCTGGATCGCGTCGACCATGAAGTCTCGCAGCGCGGGCACGAATCAGCCAAGCGTCGATTCCCGCTGAACCGATCCCTCGGTTTTGTCGACATGGTCTCATACACGGCCTCCTCGACCATCCTGGGCGGCAAGCTAGTTGGCCTGATCCAACGTTTTGAGGACGCGAGCCGAATCGCTGTGACTCAAGCAGGCGGCAGAGTCGTCAAGATGATTGGTGACGCCGTGTTCTTCATTGCTGACGATTTGCCCACCGGACTGAATGTGGTGACCTCCTTGATTGAGCGCCTTAACGCCGATGATGACATTTTGCCGGTTCGCGCTTCCTTCGTACGGGGTGACGTGTTCTCCCGTTCAGGTGATGTATTTGGACCGCCGGTGAACCTCGCGTCTCGTCTGGTGGATATCGCGCCGGTTGGGCGAATCCTGACTGACCCGACTACCGCCGCGGCAGTTTCCGCGGGTAAAGGCGGCAAAGGCTATGCGATCGAAACCTTCCCCAGCACAGAACTTCGCGGCTTCGGCCTCGTCTCTCCATACCTGCTCTCGCGTCAATACGAATAA
- a CDS encoding 5-(carboxyamino)imidazole ribonucleotide synthase, whose protein sequence is MASHTTGAPSGAPAPSAPRPVIAVIGGGQLARMMQESAIALGIDLHALVEAEDGATGSVVVHSVVGDPSDIDAVRTIISGADVLTFEHEHVPQDILRQVGSDIAINPPASALLYAQDKLAMRERLTDAGIPCPRWAKVTTPEELAAFGDAVGWPVIVKTPVGGYDGHGVRVVGDAHGVDDWFDRGAPLLAEEKVSFTVELAALVARNPSGQVRSWPVAQTIQHNGVCSIVRVPAPGISAELARQAEDLGERIAVELGVTGVLAVELFVADGVDGARVLVNELAMRPHNSGHWTIDGSVTSQFEQHLRAVLDLPLGSTRMTAPATVMVNLLGSNRHDPSEGLSQALASSPEAKIHLYGKSVRPGRKLGHVNVSATTVEEAQAAAQAAVDALFGEPEEEDG, encoded by the coding sequence GTGGCGTCTCATACCACCGGGGCACCTAGCGGTGCGCCAGCGCCTTCTGCACCTCGCCCTGTCATCGCTGTGATTGGTGGTGGTCAGCTGGCGCGCATGATGCAGGAAAGTGCCATTGCACTGGGAATCGACCTACATGCGCTGGTTGAAGCTGAGGATGGTGCAACGGGCTCAGTTGTTGTGCATTCAGTGGTGGGGGACCCCTCGGACATCGATGCTGTGCGCACGATCATCAGCGGCGCGGATGTGCTGACGTTCGAGCATGAACACGTTCCGCAGGACATCCTCAGGCAAGTAGGATCCGACATTGCAATCAATCCACCTGCATCGGCTTTGCTGTACGCGCAGGACAAGCTCGCTATGCGTGAACGCCTCACTGACGCCGGGATTCCGTGCCCCCGTTGGGCGAAGGTCACCACACCCGAGGAACTGGCAGCATTTGGCGACGCGGTTGGATGGCCGGTCATCGTGAAGACACCGGTTGGCGGCTATGATGGTCATGGCGTGCGGGTTGTCGGCGATGCTCATGGTGTTGACGATTGGTTCGACCGTGGAGCGCCGCTCCTTGCTGAAGAAAAGGTGTCATTCACGGTGGAGCTGGCCGCCCTCGTCGCCCGAAATCCATCCGGTCAGGTGCGCTCATGGCCAGTTGCTCAGACGATCCAACACAACGGAGTCTGCTCCATTGTGCGGGTGCCTGCACCAGGTATTTCTGCCGAGCTTGCCCGGCAGGCGGAAGATCTTGGGGAGCGTATTGCAGTTGAGCTGGGAGTCACCGGTGTTTTGGCTGTCGAACTCTTTGTTGCTGATGGGGTTGACGGTGCGCGCGTGTTGGTGAACGAGCTTGCCATGCGACCGCACAATTCGGGTCACTGGACGATCGACGGGTCTGTGACCAGTCAGTTTGAACAGCATCTTCGCGCTGTGCTCGACCTGCCGTTGGGGAGCACGCGAATGACGGCGCCTGCCACGGTCATGGTGAACCTACTGGGGTCGAATCGACACGATCCCAGCGAGGGCCTGTCTCAGGCTTTGGCATCGAGTCCGGAAGCAAAGATCCATCTGTACGGCAAGTCGGTGCGACCCGGCCGGAAGCTCGGACATGTCAACGTATCTGCGACTACGGTGGAAGAAGCTCAGGCCGCAGCTCAGGCGGCGGTCGATGCGCTGTTCGGCGAGCCGGAGGAGGAGGACGGCTAG
- a CDS encoding response regulator transcription factor, producing the protein MTTVLLVEDDPAISEPLARALGREGYEVRAHGTGKGALNEIDGADLVVLDLGLPDIDGLEVAREIRSQGRTTPILILTARTDEVDMVVGLDAGADDYVTKPFRLAELLARVRALLRRSVGDVSEDEISAQDVTIDVSAHRAFVGSRELHLTAKEFELLRVLVREAGNVVEREALMREVWGSDPSGSTKTLDMHVSWLRRKLGDDAGSPRYITTVRGMGFRFEKNGH; encoded by the coding sequence GTGACTACAGTACTGCTCGTCGAAGACGATCCCGCGATTTCCGAGCCTCTGGCTCGCGCCCTTGGGCGTGAAGGCTACGAGGTCCGAGCTCATGGCACTGGTAAAGGCGCTCTCAATGAGATTGATGGCGCCGATCTAGTTGTCCTCGATTTGGGCTTGCCTGACATTGACGGCCTTGAGGTTGCGCGTGAAATCCGCTCGCAAGGCCGCACCACACCTATCCTGATTCTGACCGCTCGCACTGACGAGGTAGACATGGTCGTAGGCCTGGATGCCGGTGCCGATGACTATGTGACCAAGCCGTTCCGCCTGGCTGAGCTCCTGGCTCGTGTGCGCGCTTTGTTGCGCCGCTCGGTCGGTGACGTGTCAGAGGATGAGATCAGCGCTCAGGACGTGACAATCGATGTCTCTGCACACAGGGCGTTCGTCGGATCGCGTGAACTGCATCTGACTGCCAAAGAATTCGAGCTGCTGCGAGTGCTGGTACGTGAAGCCGGCAACGTGGTCGAGCGTGAAGCGCTGATGCGTGAAGTGTGGGGGTCTGACCCATCAGGGTCGACCAAGACGCTGGATATGCACGTGTCGTGGCTGCGCCGCAAGCTCGGAGACGATGCCGGGTCGCCGCGCTATATCACAACCGTGCGTGGAATGGGTTTCCGTTTCGAAAAGAACGGTCACTAG
- the galE gene encoding UDP-glucose 4-epimerase GalE: protein MSILVCGGAGYIGAHVVRLLQQRGERVIVVDDLSYGTADRIGDAKLIKIDCASDEARGVLTNAMVDEDVDAVIHFAARKQVGESVERPAWYYQQNIGGLANMLLAMQDAGVTRMIFSSSAAVYGMPPVEVVPENIDKKPINPYGETKLIAEWMMADCERAWDLNWIGLRYFNVAGAGWNDLEDPATLNLIPMVLDRISKGESAKIFGTDYPTPDGTCIRDYIHVRDLAQAHIAALDALEDGKPEHRVFNVGTGKGTSVREIIDGLREVSGWDFPVEELDRRAGDPPQLIGDSSRIRKDLNWTPELDVHDILSSAWEAWQAGPRHFEVPASK from the coding sequence ATGAGTATTCTTGTATGTGGCGGCGCCGGCTACATCGGCGCACATGTAGTACGGCTTCTCCAGCAGCGCGGTGAACGCGTCATCGTCGTCGACGACTTGTCGTATGGAACGGCTGACCGTATCGGCGACGCGAAACTCATCAAAATCGATTGCGCATCCGATGAAGCTCGCGGCGTTCTGACCAACGCCATGGTCGATGAGGACGTGGACGCAGTAATCCACTTCGCCGCCCGCAAGCAGGTTGGCGAATCGGTGGAGCGCCCCGCCTGGTACTACCAACAGAACATCGGTGGCCTGGCCAACATGCTTCTGGCGATGCAGGATGCAGGCGTCACCCGCATGATCTTTTCCTCCTCTGCCGCGGTGTATGGCATGCCGCCCGTCGAGGTTGTCCCCGAAAACATCGACAAGAAACCAATCAACCCATACGGCGAGACCAAGCTCATCGCCGAGTGGATGATGGCGGACTGTGAACGCGCATGGGACCTGAACTGGATCGGCCTGCGCTACTTCAACGTGGCGGGTGCGGGGTGGAACGACCTGGAAGACCCCGCGACCCTCAACCTGATTCCAATGGTGCTGGATCGCATTTCCAAGGGCGAGTCCGCCAAGATCTTCGGCACAGATTACCCCACGCCGGATGGCACCTGCATCCGCGACTACATCCACGTGCGCGACCTGGCTCAGGCACACATCGCTGCACTTGATGCTCTTGAAGATGGAAAGCCGGAACATCGCGTGTTCAACGTTGGCACTGGGAAAGGCACATCCGTTCGCGAGATCATAGACGGTTTGCGCGAAGTGTCGGGCTGGGATTTCCCGGTCGAGGAGCTGGATCGCCGCGCCGGCGACCCGCCTCAGCTCATCGGCGATTCGTCCCGTATCCGCAAGGACCTGAACTGGACGCCCGAACTGGATGTCCATGACATCCTCAGCTCCGCCTGGGAAGCGTGGCAGGCCGGCCCTCGTCACTTTGAGGTTCCCGCCAGCAAGTAG
- a CDS encoding Maf family protein, with translation MHLVLASRSPARRATLLSAGITPIVMVSDVDENEVLRRLKEAFSSSSDPAHEDPSPADQVLALAQAKCLAVADRLACVSLDNTAVDEVRAEDRTHEDLIVVGCDSMFELDGVMYGKPHNRLTAIERIRSMQGRSGTLWTGHCVALLTAQSHNSIDEESASPLAGVKPSRAPEPAANTPKSTDVAYQVARTAGRSASTTVYFGSMTDEEIKAYVDSGEPLEVAGSFTIDGLGGAFVRGVEGDPHSVVGISLPLLRSMLAELDVFWPDLWDQHNRPNGH, from the coding sequence ATGCATCTAGTTTTGGCTTCCCGTTCGCCGGCGCGCCGCGCGACGCTCCTATCAGCAGGAATCACACCGATTGTCATGGTGTCAGATGTTGATGAGAACGAAGTTCTCCGACGGCTCAAAGAAGCCTTCTCTTCGTCAAGTGACCCTGCACACGAAGACCCATCGCCTGCCGACCAAGTTCTCGCTTTGGCTCAGGCAAAATGCCTCGCGGTGGCAGACAGGCTGGCCTGCGTTTCCCTCGACAATACGGCCGTCGACGAGGTTCGTGCCGAAGATCGCACACACGAAGACCTTATCGTCGTGGGCTGCGACTCCATGTTCGAACTGGATGGCGTCATGTATGGAAAGCCGCATAACCGCCTGACTGCCATCGAACGCATCAGGTCGATGCAAGGACGCAGCGGCACGTTGTGGACAGGGCACTGCGTCGCCCTCCTGACAGCGCAAAGCCACAATTCGATTGACGAAGAGAGTGCCTCTCCCCTTGCTGGCGTGAAGCCGTCCCGTGCCCCCGAACCCGCCGCTAACACGCCCAAGTCGACGGACGTGGCCTATCAAGTTGCGCGAACGGCCGGGCGTTCAGCTTCCACAACCGTATATTTCGGCTCAATGACCGACGAAGAAATCAAAGCGTACGTTGACTCGGGTGAGCCGCTTGAGGTGGCGGGCTCATTCACGATCGATGGTCTTGGAGGGGCATTCGTCCGGGGCGTCGAGGGGGATCCCCACTCCGTTGTTGGTATCTCGTTGCCGCTCCTTCGGTCGATGCTGGCTGAGCTGGACGTATTCTGGCCCGACTTATGGGATCAGCACAACAGGCCCAACGGGCACTGA
- a CDS encoding HAMP domain-containing sensor histidine kinase: protein MRRRAAKMILAAVAVVVLLMGIPGATIGSIMAWQSEQNALDARVESLMRASDRRISEGTQISEHLVEAWAKPLVVEEADAWTRVKARGQEEIVVGETISGPKLRSSESSSLGTIVTMETSAMPAIRRVIGVIVLFIGGAALSMLVGWALAKRLSRRLSAPLIYLAAQAEQIGAGMVRARVKPSGIEEIDLVQDELARTAERMAGRLAAERRFSADASHQLRTPLTALSMRLEEIEMIAEQDEVREEASSCLEQVERLTTVVTDLLDTSKRTSGHTEAIHVVEIFNTAREEWESAFTQAGRTLTFTDESGASVLADAAKLGQVLATLIENSLRYGAGETRVVSRKSPTKRGVMIDVSDEGEGVSEELAPEIFDYGVSGHGSSGIGLGLAHDLTEAMGGRLELTQAAPPVFTVSLAAIPASIDPDRVMPQGPLVSMGRRSRRF, encoded by the coding sequence ATGAGACGCCGAGCAGCAAAAATGATCCTGGCTGCCGTAGCAGTCGTTGTCCTGCTGATGGGTATTCCGGGTGCGACGATCGGCTCCATCATGGCGTGGCAAAGTGAGCAAAATGCTCTGGACGCGCGCGTCGAATCCCTCATGCGGGCATCTGACCGCCGCATTTCGGAGGGCACGCAGATTTCTGAGCATCTGGTTGAAGCCTGGGCGAAACCGCTGGTCGTGGAAGAGGCTGATGCGTGGACACGTGTGAAGGCGCGCGGGCAGGAGGAAATCGTGGTGGGTGAGACCATCTCGGGCCCTAAACTCAGGTCGTCGGAATCATCTTCGCTGGGGACGATCGTGACGATGGAAACTTCCGCGATGCCCGCGATACGTCGCGTTATCGGTGTGATTGTCCTGTTCATCGGTGGTGCAGCACTATCGATGCTAGTTGGCTGGGCTTTGGCGAAGCGGCTGTCACGCCGACTGTCCGCTCCGCTGATTTATCTGGCTGCTCAGGCCGAGCAAATTGGCGCCGGTATGGTGCGTGCGCGAGTGAAGCCATCCGGCATTGAGGAAATTGACTTGGTCCAGGATGAACTGGCCAGAACAGCAGAGCGCATGGCGGGGCGCTTGGCGGCAGAACGCCGTTTTTCCGCTGATGCTTCTCACCAGCTGCGCACGCCTCTGACGGCTCTGTCGATGCGGCTCGAGGAGATCGAGATGATCGCTGAGCAAGACGAAGTGCGTGAAGAAGCATCCAGCTGTCTTGAACAGGTCGAGCGCTTGACGACCGTGGTGACGGACCTGCTCGACACGTCCAAACGCACCAGCGGGCACACGGAGGCTATCCATGTGGTGGAAATATTCAACACGGCTCGCGAAGAGTGGGAGAGTGCTTTCACGCAGGCCGGTCGGACTTTGACTTTCACCGATGAATCGGGTGCTTCGGTGCTGGCCGATGCAGCGAAGCTCGGGCAGGTGCTGGCAACACTGATCGAAAACTCCTTGCGTTACGGTGCCGGCGAAACGCGAGTGGTTTCCCGCAAGTCACCCACGAAGCGCGGTGTGATGATCGATGTGAGTGACGAGGGCGAGGGTGTCTCTGAGGAACTGGCTCCCGAGATTTTTGACTACGGCGTATCCGGTCACGGGTCCAGTGGAATTGGGCTGGGATTAGCGCACGACCTGACCGAAGCGATGGGCGGGCGACTGGAACTGACGCAGGCAGCGCCACCGGTATTCACCGTGTCACTCGCGGCCATTCCCGCGTCGATTGACCCCGACCGAGTCATGCCGCAGGGACCCCTGGTATCAATGGGAAGGCGCTCGCGGCGCTTCTGA
- a CDS encoding LCP family protein — protein sequence MTDHPPSFAPDPGRSRPRANDAHKISEHRRMPDAQRSPGRSAASHLRTTSDAPADPNPAATPQRRSFRDPYARRGTPDPSSNSSRVQQSGGSSATHADSHSRADRGGPVHLGRASSHSSGTHSSQQSSARNQPAEPTRRMPSHTTPRNQRQQPPSFLPADQVRQLQSQRAALSGTNDDGTPATPRQQAFHPPRQWTIPERSHPAQQYGSSGPYGSSEPSSSSARDRARPRRRRHRRWPLVLVIILVLIIGWPAFLVWDANQHLGRVDALTTNADTPGTTYLLVGSDSRADGAVADGTEGARADSILLINVAPNSQATAISLPRDTYVSDPDYGDIKLNAAYSLGGPNQLVATVESLTGLTVDHYVEIGMGGVGTIVDALGGINLCLDMDVNDELSELNWQAGCHDADGRTALAFSRMRYSDPLGDIGRAERQRQVITKTIGTALSPSVLLNPIATLRVERAGASSLTADKSAYSTDLARLVWAFKSASDAQLMGAPPIESMGFEIGSGSAVLLRDTTAPEFFAKVARGQITPEDLNQLDG from the coding sequence GTGACAGACCATCCCCCGTCATTTGCACCTGACCCGGGTCGGTCTCGCCCTCGTGCCAATGATGCGCACAAAATCTCCGAGCATCGCCGCATGCCAGATGCGCAGCGCTCGCCAGGCCGCAGTGCAGCGAGCCACCTGCGCACAACATCCGATGCTCCCGCAGATCCGAACCCCGCGGCCACACCTCAGCGCCGTTCCTTCCGTGATCCGTATGCTCGCCGTGGTACTCCTGACCCATCATCCAACTCTTCTCGCGTCCAACAGTCCGGAGGAAGCAGCGCTACCCACGCTGATTCACATTCGCGTGCAGATCGTGGCGGCCCTGTCCACCTGGGCCGTGCGTCCTCACACAGCTCCGGCACCCATTCCTCACAGCAATCCTCCGCTCGCAATCAGCCGGCCGAGCCAACCAGGCGCATGCCATCACACACCACGCCGCGCAATCAGCGGCAACAGCCACCCTCGTTCCTGCCGGCCGACCAGGTGCGTCAGCTTCAATCTCAACGCGCTGCGCTCTCTGGCACCAACGATGACGGGACGCCCGCGACGCCGCGCCAGCAGGCTTTTCATCCGCCACGCCAATGGACGATTCCTGAGCGTTCGCATCCAGCGCAACAGTACGGCTCGTCCGGCCCATATGGCTCCTCAGAGCCCTCCAGCTCATCCGCGCGCGACCGCGCACGCCCGCGACGCCGGCGTCACAGGCGCTGGCCACTCGTCCTCGTCATCATTCTGGTGCTCATCATCGGATGGCCGGCATTCCTCGTCTGGGATGCGAACCAGCACCTCGGGCGAGTTGACGCACTCACCACGAACGCGGACACTCCTGGCACCACATACCTGCTCGTCGGTTCAGATTCCCGGGCCGATGGAGCCGTCGCTGACGGTACCGAGGGCGCTCGAGCCGACTCGATTCTGCTGATCAACGTCGCGCCCAACAGTCAGGCCACCGCAATTTCACTGCCTCGCGACACGTACGTGTCGGATCCGGACTACGGCGACATCAAGCTCAACGCAGCCTACTCCCTGGGAGGTCCCAACCAGCTGGTCGCAACGGTCGAATCGCTTACCGGACTCACCGTGGATCACTACGTCGAAATCGGAATGGGCGGCGTGGGAACAATCGTTGACGCGCTGGGGGGCATCAATTTGTGCCTCGACATGGACGTGAATGACGAGCTGTCCGAGCTGAACTGGCAGGCCGGATGCCACGACGCCGATGGTCGCACCGCGTTGGCATTTTCACGCATGCGTTATTCAGATCCGCTCGGTGACATCGGCAGAGCCGAGCGCCAACGCCAGGTCATCACCAAGACCATCGGGACGGCCCTGTCCCCCAGTGTCCTGCTCAACCCGATAGCCACCCTGAGAGTTGAACGCGCCGGAGCGAGTTCACTCACCGCCGACAAGTCCGCATATTCAACCGACCTTGCCCGATTGGTGTGGGCATTCAAGTCAGCCAGTGACGCCCAACTCATGGGTGCACCGCCCATCGAATCCATGGGCTTTGAAATCGGATCTGGCTCAGCCGTTTTGCTGCGCGATACAACTGCGCCCGAGTTCTTCGCCAAAGTCGCACGCGGCCAGATCACGCCAGAGGACCTCAACCAGCTTGACGGGTAG
- the dapD gene encoding 2,3,4,5-tetrahydropyridine-2,6-dicarboxylate N-succinyltransferase — protein MTEDTTETHNMNAWGIGLATVADDGHTLDVWYPHPHLGERSNSAPDAELFDMLSELERRDEARGVHTQVVTCTADLEDRPQSTADAYLRLHLLSHRLVKPNTINLDGIFSRLPSVVWTSAGPCPIDDFEGTRLRLRQHLGRPVTVTGVDKFPPMVNYVVPDGVRIADGAKVRLGAYLSKGTTVMHAAFVNFNAGTLGRSLIEGRISRGVVIGDGSDVGGGASTIGALSGSGDDQVRLGKRCLLGANSGLGIPLGDDCVIEAGLFLTADTQVALMPGGGVIPGANGLFAEPRTVEARELAGASNVLFKRSVSGRVEAHARGGRSIEWNDPQQHHRENHEDD, from the coding sequence ATGACTGAGGACACAACTGAGACCCACAATATGAACGCATGGGGAATTGGGCTGGCAACAGTTGCCGACGATGGTCACACACTGGACGTGTGGTACCCGCACCCCCATTTGGGCGAACGTTCTAACTCGGCCCCAGACGCCGAGCTCTTCGATATGCTCTCCGAACTGGAACGACGCGATGAGGCTCGCGGAGTGCACACACAGGTTGTCACATGCACCGCCGACCTAGAGGATCGCCCTCAATCCACCGCCGATGCCTACCTTCGCCTGCATCTTTTGTCCCACCGGCTCGTCAAGCCCAACACGATCAACCTCGACGGCATTTTCTCGCGCCTCCCTTCAGTTGTGTGGACGTCGGCAGGCCCGTGTCCGATCGATGACTTCGAAGGAACTCGCCTTCGCCTGCGCCAACACCTCGGCCGTCCTGTCACCGTAACCGGCGTGGATAAGTTCCCCCCGATGGTGAACTACGTCGTGCCAGATGGAGTCAGGATCGCTGACGGTGCGAAAGTTCGCCTGGGTGCCTACCTGTCGAAGGGCACAACAGTCATGCATGCCGCGTTCGTGAACTTCAATGCGGGCACGCTGGGCCGCAGCCTGATCGAAGGCCGTATCTCGCGCGGCGTTGTCATCGGTGATGGATCCGACGTAGGCGGCGGAGCTTCGACCATTGGCGCTCTGAGCGGTAGCGGCGACGACCAGGTCCGCCTGGGCAAACGCTGTCTGCTGGGCGCAAACTCCGGCTTGGGCATTCCGCTGGGTGATGACTGCGTGATCGAAGCCGGACTGTTCCTGACAGCCGATACCCAGGTGGCGCTCATGCCTGGAGGCGGCGTCATTCCGGGCGCGAACGGTCTTTTCGCAGAACCGCGAACAGTGGAGGCTCGTGAACTTGCCGGAGCCTCGAATGTTCTCTTCAAGCGCTCCGTGTCCGGCAGAGTTGAAGCCCACGCGCGCGGAGGCCGCTCAATCGAGTGGAATGACCCGCAGCAGCATCATCGTGAAAACCACGAGGACGACTAG
- the purE gene encoding 5-(carboxyamino)imidazole ribonucleotide mutase, which produces MQATTRRGEGGDAFPIVTPTGQNPLVGVVMGSDSDWPTMKPAVDALAEFGIACEVGVVSAHRMPEDMVNYGRSASERGLRVVIAGAGGAAHLPGMLAALTELPVIGVPVPLKHLDGVDSMLSIVQMPAGVPVATVSIGGARNAGLLAVRILSVGTDEAAADLRAHMRAFQQDLRAVAMNKGTRLRDELGGQKH; this is translated from the coding sequence ATGCAAGCGACCACTCGGCGCGGCGAGGGTGGCGACGCGTTTCCTATCGTGACCCCAACCGGTCAGAATCCACTGGTCGGGGTGGTCATGGGGTCGGATTCAGATTGGCCGACGATGAAACCTGCCGTTGATGCCCTTGCAGAGTTTGGCATCGCCTGTGAGGTCGGTGTCGTTTCTGCGCACCGCATGCCTGAAGACATGGTGAATTACGGCAGGTCAGCGTCCGAACGAGGTCTGCGTGTCGTCATCGCAGGTGCCGGTGGTGCAGCGCATCTGCCTGGCATGCTCGCAGCGCTCACCGAACTGCCCGTCATCGGTGTTCCGGTACCACTGAAACACTTGGATGGTGTGGACTCCATGCTGTCGATTGTGCAGATGCCTGCTGGCGTCCCGGTCGCCACGGTGTCAATCGGCGGTGCACGAAACGCTGGATTGTTGGCGGTACGTATCCTCAGCGTCGGTACCGACGAGGCTGCTGCCGATCTTCGCGCCCACATGCGAGCTTTCCAGCAGGATCTGCGCGCAGTTGCCATGAACAAAGGAACACGCCTGCGCGATGAACTGGGTGGCCAGAAGCACTAA